From Streptomyces sp. 6-11-2, one genomic window encodes:
- a CDS encoding glycoside hydrolase family 27 protein translates to MARLRRTAVALGAVALVGSMVPAAHAAEDQGAPQYYDSGLAPTPYMGWNTYYGLGAPTEDQVRKVADYLVSSGLRDSGYDIVWLDGGWQADQPRDPKTGRLVANPTRFPSGIPALVTYLHQRGLKAGIYTDAGEYDGGTWCGLGSRGHYEEDARQFAGWKVDAIKVDFLCGIGAGLDPGPAFKEFSEAVAKSGRKMLLNLCNPLTDDWGMPHTPEQDAHNTFVHGPTTADSWRTGTDIAWGTPTAGEWPNVLRNMDANAWHPEAQGPGHWNDPDYLIPMRKLAEGGYELTEEESTTQFVMWAEMASPLVLGSDPRTLPKSMIDTLRNPEIIAVDQDPLGIQGVRVATDSVGDVYSKVLKGAGKRAVVLLNRSDQAQDRTVTFADAGLTGKVAVRDLRARTSRGTFSGSYTVRVPAHGTAFLKLTGTDDAPGAQLPGRSSASPALVRDGDTLTVFTRGGDGALRAQTARGGDWSKARTTELGGPTRGRILGQPAAYASAGGRIDVFVRGADDTAYRRVYANGRWGRWQSLGGTLTDAPTAAFSGPDDWTLFARGADGKLWSRGPASGWTALGAPQDRPFYGRPSAVVDDAGRLHVAVRTTDDAVWWRSRDTSGRWSDWTALGGTIGGSPTLVASGGTVHLYTRAGDYTLWTRSWTASGGWAGWSKNSAFVSGVFDGALGGVAGSDGGVLVAFRGVDGRVHQAAL, encoded by the coding sequence ATGGCGCGACTGCGGCGGACCGCGGTGGCGCTCGGCGCCGTGGCGCTGGTCGGGTCGATGGTCCCGGCGGCACACGCCGCGGAGGACCAGGGCGCGCCGCAGTACTACGACAGCGGCCTCGCCCCTACGCCGTACATGGGATGGAACACCTACTACGGGCTCGGCGCCCCGACGGAGGACCAGGTCAGGAAGGTCGCCGACTACCTCGTCAGCAGCGGGCTGCGCGACAGCGGATACGACATCGTCTGGCTGGACGGAGGTTGGCAGGCCGACCAGCCACGTGATCCGAAGACGGGCCGGCTCGTTGCCAACCCCACGCGCTTCCCCTCCGGCATTCCCGCGCTGGTGACGTACCTTCACCAGCGCGGACTCAAGGCCGGCATCTACACCGACGCGGGCGAGTACGACGGCGGCACGTGGTGCGGGCTCGGCAGCCGCGGCCACTACGAGGAGGACGCCCGCCAGTTCGCCGGGTGGAAGGTCGACGCCATCAAGGTGGACTTCCTGTGTGGCATCGGCGCCGGGCTCGACCCGGGCCCGGCTTTCAAGGAGTTCAGCGAAGCCGTCGCCAAGTCGGGGCGGAAGATGCTGCTCAACCTGTGCAACCCGCTCACCGACGACTGGGGCATGCCGCACACCCCCGAGCAGGACGCGCACAACACCTTCGTCCACGGCCCGACGACCGCCGACTCCTGGCGCACCGGCACCGACATCGCCTGGGGTACCCCGACGGCGGGGGAGTGGCCGAACGTCCTGCGCAACATGGACGCCAACGCCTGGCACCCCGAGGCCCAGGGCCCCGGGCACTGGAACGACCCGGACTACCTCATCCCGATGCGCAAGCTCGCCGAGGGTGGCTATGAGCTGACGGAGGAGGAGTCCACCACACAGTTCGTGATGTGGGCCGAGATGGCCTCGCCGCTGGTGCTCGGCAGTGACCCGCGCACCCTGCCGAAATCGATGATCGACACCCTGCGCAACCCCGAGATCATCGCCGTCGACCAGGACCCGCTGGGCATCCAGGGCGTCCGCGTGGCGACGGACTCCGTCGGCGACGTCTACAGCAAGGTGCTCAAGGGCGCGGGCAAGCGGGCGGTCGTCCTGCTCAACCGCTCCGACCAGGCGCAGGATCGCACGGTGACCTTCGCCGACGCCGGGCTGACCGGCAAGGTCGCGGTGCGTGACCTGCGGGCCCGCACGTCGCGCGGCACCTTCAGCGGCTCGTACACGGTACGCGTTCCCGCGCACGGCACCGCCTTCCTCAAGCTGACCGGCACGGACGACGCCCCGGGCGCGCAGCTGCCCGGCCGCTCCTCGGCGAGCCCGGCGCTGGTGCGGGACGGTGACACCCTGACCGTCTTCACTCGCGGCGGGGACGGGGCCCTGCGCGCGCAGACCGCGCGCGGGGGTGACTGGTCCAAGGCCCGGACCACCGAGCTGGGCGGCCCGACGCGGGGCCGCATCCTCGGCCAGCCCGCCGCGTACGCCTCCGCCGGCGGCCGGATCGACGTCTTCGTCCGCGGCGCCGACGACACCGCCTACCGGCGCGTGTACGCGAACGGGCGCTGGGGCCGCTGGCAGAGCCTGGGCGGCACACTGACGGACGCGCCGACCGCGGCCTTCTCCGGGCCGGACGACTGGACGCTGTTCGCGCGTGGCGCGGACGGCAAGCTGTGGTCCCGCGGTCCGGCCTCCGGCTGGACCGCGCTGGGCGCACCGCAGGACCGCCCGTTCTACGGGCGCCCCTCGGCCGTCGTGGACGACGCCGGGCGTTTGCACGTGGCCGTGCGCACCACCGACGACGCGGTGTGGTGGCGGTCCCGTGACACCTCCGGCAGGTGGTCGGACTGGACGGCCCTGGGAGGCACGATCGGCGGCAGCCCGACGCTGGTGGCCTCCGGCGGCACGGTGCACCTGTACACCCGTGCCGGTGACTACACGCTCTGGACGCGCAGTTGGACCGCGTCCGGCGGCTGGGCGGGCTGGAGCAAGAACAGCGCCTTCGTCAGCGGTGTCTTCGACGGTGCTCTCGGCGGCGTCGCGGGATCCGACGGCGGCGTGCTCGTCGCCTTCCGCGGGGTGGACGGCCGCGTCCACCAGGCCGCGCTCTGA
- a CDS encoding ABC transporter substrate-binding protein, translated as MTAFNATRRRFLVGAGAVGAGALLSGCVTQSPSASGGKSGGPVTLQSNLSSPQAKTAMQAIVAAFDERGDAKAELNTVASETFRTQLPTYLTSANPPDVYTWYPGSVAESYAKKDLLLGLDDIWEKPELSGYSDALKKLCTSASSGKKVFVPTSYYWWGMFYRKSNFSKWGVQEPKTWDEFLDLCDKLKSKGVAPIGLGAGGDTPWVASAWFDYLDIRVNGATYHRELLAGKHRFDDPEVRKVFDKWDEARPYFDPNGTAIPFQDATTALLQGRTGMMLIGTFFADAAPKDALGDLDFFQFPIIDPKVPVAEEAPTDGYFASARTKRADDVKELLRYLATAEAQELYLKSSSGTTLPTHPDAKDAGTPLVLKGRKVIEGAADLTQFFNRDSSDALQPTADTALVHYLAKPKEIGSILTTWQRSAQKIWSQ; from the coding sequence ATGACCGCCTTCAACGCCACCCGCCGCAGATTCCTCGTAGGAGCGGGCGCAGTCGGCGCCGGCGCGCTGCTCAGCGGCTGCGTCACCCAGAGCCCGTCCGCCTCCGGAGGAAAGTCCGGCGGCCCGGTGACCCTGCAGTCCAACCTCTCCTCCCCGCAGGCGAAGACCGCGATGCAGGCGATCGTCGCCGCCTTCGACGAGCGCGGCGACGCCAAGGCGGAGCTCAACACCGTCGCCTCGGAGACGTTCCGCACCCAGCTGCCGACCTACCTCACCTCGGCCAACCCGCCGGACGTGTACACCTGGTACCCCGGCTCCGTCGCCGAGTCGTACGCCAAGAAGGACCTGCTCCTCGGCCTCGACGACATATGGGAGAAGCCGGAGCTCTCCGGCTACTCCGACGCGCTGAAGAAGCTGTGCACCTCGGCCTCCAGCGGCAAGAAGGTCTTCGTGCCCACCAGTTACTACTGGTGGGGGATGTTCTACCGGAAGTCCAACTTCTCGAAGTGGGGCGTGCAGGAGCCCAAGACCTGGGACGAGTTCCTCGACCTGTGCGACAAGCTCAAGAGCAAGGGCGTCGCACCGATCGGCCTCGGCGCCGGCGGCGACACCCCGTGGGTCGCCTCCGCCTGGTTCGACTACCTCGACATCCGCGTCAACGGCGCCACGTACCACCGCGAACTCCTCGCGGGCAAGCACCGCTTCGACGACCCCGAGGTCCGCAAGGTCTTCGACAAGTGGGACGAGGCCCGTCCGTACTTCGACCCCAACGGCACGGCGATCCCCTTCCAGGACGCCACCACCGCCCTCCTCCAGGGCCGCACCGGCATGATGCTCATCGGCACCTTCTTCGCCGACGCCGCCCCCAAGGACGCCCTGGGCGACCTGGACTTCTTCCAGTTCCCCATCATCGACCCGAAGGTGCCGGTCGCCGAGGAGGCGCCCACCGACGGCTACTTCGCCAGCGCCCGCACCAAGCGCGCCGACGACGTCAAGGAACTGCTGCGTTACCTGGCCACCGCCGAGGCACAGGAGCTCTACCTCAAGAGTTCGTCCGGCACGACGCTGCCCACGCACCCCGACGCCAAGGACGCCGGCACCCCGCTGGTCCTCAAGGGCCGCAAGGTCATCGAGGGCGCCGCCGACCTGACGCAGTTCTTCAACCGCGACTCCAGCGACGCCCTGCAGCCGACTGCCGACACGGCGCTCGTGCACTACCTGGCCAAGCCCAAGGAGATCGGCTCGATCCTCACCACGTGGCAGCGCAGCGCACAGAAGATCTGGAGCCAGTGA
- a CDS encoding DUF427 domain-containing protein, producing MERFTPDYPEMIVPVGHVEPVPRRIRGYAGNLPVFDTVRARYVWLWPGYPQYCVPREDIRDGALLDEGRTMALRVGRARRHTLRLGSLTRPGAAWEWADDVPGVAGCVSFRWEAIDAWFEEDEQVFVHPRSPYTRVDALRSGRGVRVMLDGAVLADAPSSVMVLETGLPTRYYLDRVYIDWTRMQPTDTVTSCPYKGNTSGYWSVTTDTATYPDLAWAYDFPTRQVAPIAGLVAFYNERVDLYLDGHLLPRPSGVTRAIWEQQHRV from the coding sequence ATGGAGCGCTTCACACCGGACTACCCGGAGATGATCGTCCCGGTCGGCCATGTCGAACCCGTACCGCGTCGAATCCGGGGCTATGCGGGGAACCTTCCCGTCTTCGACACTGTGCGGGCGCGATACGTGTGGCTCTGGCCGGGCTACCCGCAATACTGCGTTCCTCGCGAAGACATCCGCGACGGTGCTCTCCTCGACGAGGGCCGGACCATGGCGCTACGGGTCGGCAGGGCGCGTCGCCACACCCTCCGACTGGGCTCGCTGACCCGTCCGGGCGCGGCCTGGGAGTGGGCCGATGACGTACCTGGTGTCGCCGGTTGTGTCAGCTTCCGCTGGGAGGCCATCGACGCATGGTTCGAAGAGGACGAGCAGGTGTTCGTCCACCCCAGGAGTCCCTACACCCGCGTCGATGCGCTTAGGTCGGGCCGCGGTGTGCGCGTCATGCTCGACGGAGCCGTGCTCGCGGACGCGCCTTCCTCGGTGATGGTGCTGGAGACAGGCCTCCCGACGCGCTACTACCTCGACCGCGTGTACATCGACTGGACCCGCATGCAGCCGACCGACACCGTCACCAGTTGCCCCTACAAGGGCAACACCAGCGGCTACTGGTCCGTCACAACGGACACGGCCACCTACCCCGACCTCGCCTGGGCATACGATTTCCCGACCCGGCAGGTAGCGCCCATCGCCGGACTGGTGGCCTTCTACAACGAGCGCGTGGACCTCTACCTCGACGGCCACCTGTTGCCACGCCCCTCTGGCGTCACCAGAGCCATATGGGAGCAGCAACACCGCGTCTGA